From the Elusimicrobia bacterium HGW-Elusimicrobia-1 genome, one window contains:
- a CDS encoding Flp family type IVb pilin: MLKKLIHGEEAQGLTEYILIIALIAVVCVASLRLFGSQIKDLIVRSTRKIKDETSGFSE; this comes from the coding sequence ATGTTGAAGAAACTTATTCACGGCGAAGAAGCGCAGGGACTTACCGAGTACATACTCATAATAGCCCTGATCGCGGTGGTCTGCGTGGCGTCGCTGCGGCTTTTCGGATCGCAGATAAAGGATCTCATCGTCCGCTCGACCCGCAAAATCAAAGACGAGACGTCGGGATTTTCCGAATGA
- the cpaB gene encoding Flp pilus assembly protein CpaB produces MPQGARGMKKNQLIIAGVLSVFVAILVGAFLASLEDKYRKGAQKVTVLTATRYIDQGVMVSEDMVKEVQMPREYVQPKAIASLADILGKEKMPHYMTIVPVMEGEQVLGSKLLALGAETGLASVVPSEYRAMTFLLDRQEVQGIIRPGNKVDVIGVFDYYGEGGARREEAVTLIQNVTVLAVGKAVLGAMEPVTMKKGRVEAAVAADAPESVVTVSLAVTPPEAETVALAKKKGEIFMSLRPIGDERIYELSGAALNKIFKAAPARAVAPPRSAAVIEAERQTKEALDMLKRYQRR; encoded by the coding sequence ATGCCGCAAGGAGCAAGAGGAATGAAAAAGAACCAGCTTATCATTGCCGGAGTTTTAAGCGTATTCGTGGCAATTCTCGTCGGTGCGTTTTTGGCGTCTCTGGAAGACAAATACAGGAAAGGCGCGCAGAAAGTCACCGTGCTTACGGCTACGCGCTACATCGACCAGGGAGTTATGGTCTCGGAGGACATGGTCAAAGAAGTGCAGATGCCGCGCGAATACGTCCAGCCCAAGGCCATAGCATCTCTCGCCGACATACTCGGCAAGGAAAAGATGCCGCATTACATGACGATAGTTCCCGTTATGGAAGGCGAGCAGGTTTTGGGCTCCAAGCTTCTGGCTCTGGGCGCAGAGACGGGGCTGGCTTCGGTTGTTCCGTCGGAATATCGCGCGATGACGTTTCTTTTAGACAGGCAGGAAGTCCAGGGAATTATCCGGCCCGGTAACAAGGTCGACGTCATAGGAGTTTTCGATTACTACGGCGAAGGCGGCGCCAGAAGGGAAGAGGCCGTTACGCTCATACAAAACGTGACGGTGCTGGCCGTCGGCAAGGCAGTGCTGGGAGCGATGGAGCCGGTTACGATGAAAAAGGGCCGTGTGGAGGCCGCCGTGGCCGCCGACGCTCCGGAGTCCGTTGTAACGGTGTCGCTTGCCGTTACGCCTCCCGAGGCCGAGACCGTGGCCCTGGCCAAGAAAAAAGGTGAGATATTTATGTCGCTCCGTCCGATAGGCGACGAAAGAATTTACGAACTTTCCGGAGCGGCTCTGAATAAAATATTCAAGGCGGCTCCCGCGCGAGCCGTAGCTCCGCCGCGTTCGGCGGCCGTTATTGAAGCCGAGAGACAAACCAAGGAAGCGCTTGATATGCTCAAACGTTACCAGAGGCGTTGA
- a CDS encoding type II secretion system protein E: MWNNTRLRPWRPSHGPAPASGRVLRVGRAILYTSGTSYSLGIIIYNNNMSDQYLGPLEEYFSDESVTEVMINGINQIYVERGGKLTLTDKKFADEKEIAAVIDAILKPIGRRVDEETPLVDARLLDGSRVNIVIPPISLVGPMITIRKFSKKRLVVDDLIKFGALTQKMADFVNLCVSARKNVIISGGTGSGKTTLLNVASSYIPEDERILTVEDTAELRLNQTHVGRLEGRPADLAGKGAISIRHLVINALRMRPDRIVVGECRGGEALDMLQAMNTGHDGSMTTVHANTPRDALKRLEVMVLMAGYDLPVRAIREQISSAVNVIVQLSRLTDGSRKVIDISQVTGMEGDTITMGPIFKYVQSGIDPSTRKVVGEFRATGATPTFLEEVKAKGIKFDMGMFRNE; the protein is encoded by the coding sequence ATGTGGAACAATACACGCTTGAGGCCGTGGCGCCCGTCACATGGGCCGGCACCAGCCAGCGGCAGGGTGTTACGGGTCGGCCGGGCGATATTATATACGTCAGGGACTTCATACTCTTTAGGCATTATTATTTACAACAATAATATGAGCGACCAATATTTAGGCCCTCTGGAAGAATACTTCTCCGACGAATCCGTTACGGAAGTTATGATTAACGGAATAAATCAGATTTACGTAGAGCGCGGCGGAAAGCTCACACTTACGGATAAAAAATTCGCCGACGAAAAAGAAATCGCCGCCGTTATCGACGCCATACTCAAACCCATAGGCCGCCGCGTCGACGAAGAAACGCCCCTCGTGGACGCCCGCCTTCTGGACGGCTCCCGCGTAAACATCGTCATCCCGCCGATATCGCTTGTCGGCCCCATGATAACCATAAGAAAATTCTCCAAGAAGCGCCTCGTCGTCGACGACCTCATAAAGTTCGGCGCGCTCACCCAGAAAATGGCGGACTTCGTCAACCTCTGCGTCTCCGCCCGCAAGAACGTGATAATATCGGGCGGCACCGGTTCCGGTAAAACCACGCTCCTCAACGTCGCCTCGTCGTACATCCCCGAGGACGAACGCATACTTACCGTCGAGGACACCGCCGAGTTGCGTCTCAATCAGACGCACGTCGGACGTCTCGAAGGCCGCCCCGCCGACCTCGCGGGCAAGGGCGCCATATCAATTCGTCATCTTGTAATAAACGCTTTAAGAATGCGCCCCGACAGAATTGTCGTCGGAGAGTGCCGCGGCGGAGAGGCGCTGGATATGCTTCAGGCAATGAATACCGGCCACGACGGCTCTATGACCACCGTCCACGCCAATACACCCAGAGACGCGCTGAAGCGTTTGGAAGTTATGGTGCTTATGGCCGGCTACGACCTACCGGTTCGGGCCATCAGGGAGCAGATTTCATCGGCTGTCAACGTGATAGTGCAGTTGTCGCGGCTCACCGACGGGTCGCGCAAAGTGATAGACATTTCGCAAGTAACCGGAATGGAGGGGGATACCATCACAATGGGCCCCATATTCAAATACGTCCAGTCCGGCATTGACCCGTCCACCCGCAAAGTCGTAGGCGAGTTCCGCGCCACCGGCGCCACGCCCACATTCCTTGAAGAAGTCAAAGCCAAAGGCATCAAGTTTGATATGGGTATGTTCAGGAACGAATAG
- a CDS encoding type II secretion system protein E — protein sequence MKKNVREKIEAILSEEGTEGLGREERGQMVLSLIDDVLGLGPLENLLRDDSVSEIMVNGTRDIFVEKGGKLFPAEEKFVSNDSIRTVIDRILAPIGRRVDESTPLVDARLSDGSRVNVIIPPLSLVGPVITIRKFTMKKLGIDDLVNYGAVTRDMVEFLRVCVNLRKNIVISGGTGSGKTTLLNMLSSFIPSDERVVTVEDSAELRLPQRHVITLESRPASIEGTGEIAIRRLVINALRMRPDRIVVGECRGGEALDMLQAMNTGHDGSLTTIHANTPKDAVSRLITMVIMAGTELPERAIKEQIVGAINIIVQTSRISDGSRKITQISEITGLDGTDVRMQDLFVYKQRGIKEGKIHGDFAATGNRPTFMDAIKTHGIELDDKIFTPSGAPDGAPAGIQSATSGAVK from the coding sequence ATGAAAAAAAACGTGCGCGAGAAGATAGAAGCAATACTTTCCGAGGAAGGCACCGAAGGCCTCGGCCGCGAAGAGCGCGGACAGATGGTGCTTTCTCTTATCGACGACGTTTTGGGTCTCGGGCCTCTTGAAAACCTTTTGCGCGACGACAGCGTTTCGGAAATAATGGTCAACGGCACGCGCGATATTTTCGTTGAAAAAGGCGGCAAATTGTTTCCCGCCGAAGAGAAATTCGTCTCCAACGATTCCATCCGCACCGTTATCGACAGAATACTGGCTCCCATAGGCCGCCGCGTCGACGAATCCACGCCGCTTGTGGACGCGCGTCTCTCCGACGGTTCGCGCGTAAACGTGATAATTCCGCCTCTTTCGCTGGTGGGTCCGGTTATCACCATAAGAAAATTCACCATGAAAAAACTCGGCATCGACGACCTTGTCAACTACGGAGCGGTTACCCGCGACATGGTCGAATTCTTGAGGGTTTGCGTAAATTTAAGGAAAAATATAGTTATTTCAGGAGGCACGGGTTCCGGCAAAACGACGCTGCTGAACATGCTTTCATCGTTCATACCGTCGGACGAACGGGTGGTTACCGTGGAGGACTCGGCGGAGTTGCGGCTTCCTCAGAGGCACGTGATTACTCTTGAATCGCGTCCGGCTTCGATAGAGGGCACCGGCGAAATAGCCATACGGCGGCTTGTGATAAATGCCCTGAGAATGCGCCCCGACAGAATTGTCGTCGGAGAGTGCCGCGGCGGAGAGGCGCTGGATATGTTGCAGGCAATGAACACCGGCCACGACGGCTCTCTGACCACGATACACGCCAACACTCCCAAAGACGCGGTTTCACGACTCATCACGATGGTGATAATGGCCGGCACGGAACTTCCGGAGCGCGCAATCAAAGAGCAGATCGTGGGCGCCATCAACATAATCGTTCAGACGTCGCGCATTTCCGACGGGTCCAGAAAAATAACGCAGATAAGCGAAATCACCGGCCTCGACGGCACGGATGTCAGGATGCAGGATCTTTTCGTCTATAAACAACGCGGAATAAAAGAAGGAAAGATACACGGCGATTTCGCGGCCACCGGCAACAGGCCCACGTTTATGGACGCCATAAAAACCCACGGTATCGAACTTGACGATAAAATATTTACGCCGTCCGGCGCTCCGGACGGCGCGCCGGCGGGCATTCAGAGCGCGACATCCGGAGCGGTAAAATGA